In Phormidium ambiguum IAM M-71, a genomic segment contains:
- a CDS encoding sulfotransferase family protein, which produces MTYFFVGGSQRAGTTLLQSIICSDDTTNPLLQEAMYFRSIISTYQLGKTILTTKLKDYFTNLEELRNFNATWAKAFLEHTLHRYAPIKHLVLKEPHLTMLFPEIYELVSDTKFLIIVRDPRDTIASMIEVGARLASQGYQDIFTTMFTTRDIKQLCNHYKSFYAPSIHYQVPDFQNQLLYIKYELLVSNPESEIDRLKSFTGLTLNKFNQTATWQNSQIDFSATSPDYNPWYTELYGKAISATQVNRYHQILTETEIFTIEQECADALQIFGY; this is translated from the coding sequence ATGACCTATTTTTTCGTCGGTGGTAGCCAACGTGCCGGAACAACTTTATTACAAAGCATCATCTGTAGTGACGACACAACAAATCCATTGCTTCAAGAAGCAATGTACTTTCGCTCAATAATTTCTACTTACCAACTTGGTAAAACGATTTTAACAACTAAACTGAAAGATTATTTTACCAATTTAGAGGAGTTAAGAAATTTTAACGCTACTTGGGCGAAAGCATTTCTAGAACATACTTTACATCGCTATGCACCAATTAAACATTTAGTTTTAAAAGAACCACATTTGACAATGTTGTTCCCGGAAATTTATGAATTAGTTTCCGATACGAAGTTTTTGATTATTGTCCGAGATCCTCGTGATACCATTGCTTCCATGATTGAAGTTGGGGCAAGATTAGCGAGTCAAGGTTATCAAGATATTTTTACTACTATGTTTACCACTCGTGACATCAAACAACTATGCAATCATTACAAATCTTTTTATGCGCCATCTATTCATTACCAGGTTCCTGATTTTCAGAATCAACTGTTGTATATTAAATATGAACTGTTGGTGAGCAATCCTGAGTCTGAGATCGATCGCCTAAAATCCTTCACAGGTTTAACCCTAAATAAATTCAACCAAACAGCAACATGGCAAAACAGCCAAATAGACTTTTCTGCCACCTCGCCAGATTATAATCCTTGGTATACAGAACTTTATGGTAAAGCCATTTCTGCCACCCAAGTTAATCGCTATCATCAAATACTTACAGAAACCGAAATTTTCACAATAGAACAAGAATGCGCTGACGCATTGCAAATTTTTGGCTATTAA
- a CDS encoding CHAT domain-containing protein yields MSATISLVIITYNREHYLNAAIESVLAQTKDDFELLIWDDGSTDNSVEIAQNYAKNDRRIKVIAAKHQGETLSRKAAISQTTGEYLGWVDSDDLLAPTALAETATILDLNPEIGLVYTDYIDIAEDGEIIGYGERCRIPYSPEGLLVDFMTFHFRLFRRSVYEQVGGIDESVKYAPDYDLCLKLAEVTEVKHINQPLYYYRNHSESITQQQQLAVIRYSQHIINQALLRRGLIDRFSLKLQLEEINGQIHSKFYLINKQQTETLSLKNHKKDKIAACAFFLSSLTLFNINPAFAQPIVPANDGTNTIVNPQGNRFDITGGQRSSDGANLFHTFSKFGLDNQQIANFLSQPNIRNILARINGGEISYINGLIQITGGNSNLFLMNPSGIVFGGNARLNVPAAFTATTANGIGFGNNWFNATGNNNYAALVGDPNAFAFTMQQPGSIINSGDLAVGLGQDLNLLAGTIINTGTLTATQGNVTVTAVPGTSLVRLSQPGFLLNLEIQPIANSVTQPNDFNLPIATLPQMLTGGNGSNATGVTVNSDGSIELTGSGIRIPNEGNTAIVSGKIDASGETGGNINILGDKVGVINANINALGTKDGGNIRIGGDYKGQGNLPNASRVLISNDTIINANSTTAGNGGKVIIWSDKATAFHGKVSAKGGDNSGDGGFIEISSADVLIFNGDVDTSAPNGKTGTFLLDPSSLNIIDTIPGFAGSQDNNLLADNQILSGDADQLDFFGKNSVTWDAIATLGGAANIALEATGDIIIEDVIGLTTGVTKNNLVELSLDTGSLRITSTNGSVIFKDTNDEIRTQGGAITVQALGGKLTGGIFNTSGIAGDKIGNINLEAQAELQITKAISGGGTINLTSGGLMSFNSLKAFSATGNGGNITIKSDDGITLGLTNSSSTNGKGGTINITAKQDVVLNAPGDNLVSDGSNGGGDISITSTNGAIRRIGTGYGSGNILAKGGTGVGGNVSFKAFTNIILGPIDTFGDAGRGNILLTGNEINFGDKVRGGIVTIEPAPTTEPIRIAGDETDNANVLDISPTDLKNLADITELIIGSTQGSGDITVDAAGATFNSAVTIQSGTGNITANGELSAFNDGTITINTGGNITTKNVNSTAGIKITSTGGNIDTSGGIINTSNEGATGSIFLDAAGNITTGNITTRVTGSGNSGEVSLISSGGTINTSAGKIDTTTTGNIAGSVTLNSPVNIIPGDIVTKGVNGGGNVNFEGTVTLNQDVKIDTGAGVSGDINFTGTVDGTKQLNLEAGTGTIRFNAVVGDTIPLGKLDIASAGNIELAGSITTANSDINFNAPVTVLGESILNAGTATINVNKQLDAGSNQLTLTADEINFNGGTASISGSNKLILQPTTPSRNINLGATSVGDPSVLNLTSTDISALKDGFSSLFIGREDGSGTISSSGDVIFNDPVTLQSPIGAGNINTAGFSITGKDDASVALLANLDVKTGNITAPQGITITSTNGAINSTVGTLDSSAISNSDAGAIILNAASNITTGDVKAQGNPTGGNGGEISVTSTGGSVDTSAGLIDTRAAIVSAGTTGNGGSVSINSEGDIITGSIFSLVGEGSTGNAGSISLNSATGKIDTSRGRIDAGTTFGNGGEITFNALGDITTKDVVSYVVNSGKGNGAKIIFNSTEGGINTTAGEVDSSSDNGNGGGVSFTANGDILTAKITSTSRSNGSGGDISVISNQGLIDTSAGILNSSSQSNDAGDVNLSAPNGVTVSAINANGLPGTGNISLTSDKISFTGEADSIQGKGNLLLQPFTPSQNLDISTVNFDVFAEGFASIIIGAEKGSGVITIPNAIAFSDPVIIQSPDGKIIVNGTITGTDDASITLNGNTNLNADIITDEQDINLKGSVLLGKDITLSTGVTAGGNISVDGTIDGNQNLTLETGTGDINLTGAVGSTTPLNNLIINNVNNVNATSINAASITQTSGTGTSTFGDLNTNTASGINLTGNSFAFNGKITTTNNGGFTINNASPLTLNGASFNLDGAFKQIGAGAVSLSGNLTTTNDEISFNSAVTLIGDTALNTGAGIGDITFKNTVDGAANLTLNAGTGNITLGGAVGSTTPLNNLTINNANNVNATSINAASITQTSGTGTSTFGDLNTNSASGINLTGNSFVFNGKITTTNNGGFTINNASPLTLNGASFNLDGAFKQIGAGAVSLSGNLTTTNDEISFNSAVTLIGDTALNTGAGIGDISFKNTVDGAANLTLNAGTGNITLGGAVGSNTRIGNLIIDSVTDVNATSITAASITQTSGTGTSTFGDLNTNTPKGINLNGNNFNLNGAIATTNNGGLIINNKGTLNIKNDINLDGAFNQIGSGEVLGFGSITTTNDDIRFNSFITLTGETKFNPGTGAIAFNSGLFAGGNSLTLRAGEVIFGGKVTGSGNLILEPADPNQTIAIADTIPGAFNLSASTLANLENGFESIIIGRIDGTGLVSVKDVTFNDPIAIRTGSGTINVNGSIIGKDNASITIDGALLNLNANISTENQNITLGRSIQLGNDVTISTGLAAGDITFNGSLDGAKQLNLGAGSGNIRFNSAVGKNAPLSKLDIGSASNVFVSQGINTLSDLIINAPVILTDNAVFSTTNGSITFGNTLDSEIGKANNLTLNSGIGNITFNGAVGSKGQELGNIVIISTKDLAANSTIQAQQIQHKVGTGNVNFKGDVITSGAGVELDTVGDIRTKNITAKGGNISANSKNGIIETGNLDASNTGIGGTITLISPKAITAGNLTATGVEKGGTVTVKSGDRINTGNINVSATIGNGGTVFIDPPNDVQIGFINAQGGTQGIGGKVDITTESLFRSTASFIDNKGVNSSISTAGGTGNGSIIIRHGGGSAKIPFVVGNASKNGTVGALTTGKDIITTPQVFPGSYTLGNIQLITKDFLVNPKNPGLDAITRVIQQQENLSDLPKVIADRIPPVPIDPLLGVVEENFSQEFTNYLGLTFSNNVKTLEEIRNQLRRNEEQTGVKSAIFYIIFGRGQQGAEALVTCPPDPGTRVQNNGIQAENCQEKDSDRVELYLITPEGEPIRFPISNITKAQIINLARQLQMEVTDRSKLDSTTYLQPAQELYKILIAPIEGKLQERGIKNLIFIPDAGLRSLPFAALHDGNGFIVERYSISLMPSFSLTNPQFYNLKNSTVLAMGASTFKEQAPLPAVPVELTTIANQLWSGKISLNEAFTVNNLTTQRNSGKYEIVHLATHAEFRPGAPGNSYIQFWDEKLGLDQVRTVKWNDPPVQLLVLSACRTALGDRQVELGFAGIAIQAGVQSAIASLWYVSDQGTLALMTEFYEQLKTAPIRAEALRQAQVSMIKGEVVVNNNELEGIGDTGISLPAELRQSGKVNFSHPYYWSGFTLIGNPW; encoded by the coding sequence ATGTCAGCCACAATTTCTCTAGTTATAATCACCTACAATCGAGAACATTATTTAAATGCTGCGATTGAAAGTGTTCTAGCACAAACTAAGGATGACTTCGAGTTATTAATTTGGGATGATGGTTCAACAGATAATTCTGTAGAAATTGCCCAAAATTACGCTAAAAACGATCGCCGAATCAAAGTAATAGCCGCCAAACATCAAGGAGAGACTTTATCTCGCAAAGCAGCAATTTCCCAAACAACAGGCGAGTATTTGGGATGGGTAGATAGCGATGATTTACTTGCGCCTACAGCATTAGCTGAAACTGCGACAATATTAGATCTAAATCCAGAGATAGGATTAGTTTATACAGATTATATAGACATTGCTGAAGATGGAGAAATTATTGGTTATGGGGAACGTTGTCGGATTCCTTATTCTCCCGAAGGGTTATTAGTTGATTTCATGACTTTTCACTTCCGCTTGTTTCGCCGTTCAGTTTATGAACAAGTGGGAGGTATTGATGAATCAGTTAAATATGCACCTGATTACGATCTATGTTTGAAACTGGCAGAAGTTACAGAAGTCAAGCATATAAATCAACCACTTTATTATTATCGCAATCATAGTGAAAGTATCACCCAGCAACAACAGTTGGCAGTGATTCGATATTCCCAACATATTATTAATCAAGCCTTATTAAGGCGGGGTTTGATCGATCGCTTTTCTCTCAAGTTACAACTCGAAGAAATCAACGGGCAAATTCACAGCAAATTTTATTTGATTAATAAACAACAAACAGAAACACTTTCTCTGAAAAACCACAAAAAAGATAAAATTGCCGCTTGTGCATTTTTCCTTTCTTCCCTAACCTTATTTAATATTAATCCTGCTTTCGCTCAACCAATTGTTCCCGCCAACGACGGAACAAATACAATTGTTAATCCTCAAGGTAATCGCTTTGATATTACAGGCGGACAACGATCGAGTGATGGCGCAAATTTATTCCATACTTTTAGTAAATTTGGACTTGATAATCAACAGATTGCCAACTTTTTATCCCAACCGAATATTCGGAATATTCTAGCAAGAATTAACGGCGGCGAAATCTCTTATATTAACGGTTTAATTCAAATCACTGGCGGTAATTCCAACTTATTTTTAATGAATCCTTCCGGCATTGTCTTTGGCGGAAATGCTAGGTTAAATGTTCCTGCTGCCTTTACTGCAACTACCGCCAATGGCATTGGTTTTGGTAATAATTGGTTTAACGCTACAGGTAACAATAATTATGCTGCTTTAGTCGGAGATCCTAATGCCTTTGCGTTTACCATGCAACAACCGGGATCAATTATTAACTCTGGGGATTTAGCAGTAGGATTAGGTCAAGATTTAAATTTATTAGCTGGTACAATTATTAACACGGGAACTTTAACCGCAACTCAAGGAAATGTTACTGTTACTGCCGTTCCTGGTACTAGTTTAGTCAGACTTTCCCAACCGGGATTTTTATTGAATTTAGAAATTCAACCGATCGCAAATAGCGTAACCCAACCTAATGACTTTAATTTACCGATCGCCACCCTACCACAAATGTTAACTGGCGGAAATGGCAGTAACGCAACGGGAGTTACTGTTAATTCAGATGGTAGCATTGAGCTAACAGGATCGGGAATTCGCATTCCAAACGAAGGAAATACCGCAATAGTTTCAGGCAAAATTGATGCCTCTGGAGAAACCGGAGGAAACATTAATATTTTAGGCGATAAAGTTGGCGTAATCAATGCCAATATTAACGCTTTGGGAACTAAAGATGGTGGCAACATTCGCATTGGTGGCGACTACAAAGGACAAGGTAATTTACCTAATGCTTCCCGTGTTTTGATTAGTAATGACACTATTATTAATGCTAATAGTACCACTGCTGGTAATGGTGGAAAAGTAATTATATGGAGCGATAAAGCAACCGCTTTTCATGGCAAAGTTAGTGCCAAAGGTGGTGATAATTCCGGTGATGGAGGATTTATTGAAATTTCTAGTGCTGATGTTTTAATTTTTAATGGGGATGTAGATACTTCTGCGCCTAATGGTAAAACTGGCACCTTCCTACTAGATCCTTCTTCATTAAATATTATTGACACTATCCCTGGTTTTGCCGGGAGTCAAGATAATAATCTCCTTGCTGATAATCAAATATTATCTGGAGATGCCGATCAACTAGATTTTTTTGGTAAAAATAGCGTGACTTGGGATGCAATTGCTACTTTAGGAGGCGCAGCAAATATAGCTTTAGAAGCAACGGGAGACATCATAATTGAAGATGTTATTGGTTTAACAACAGGGGTAACAAAAAATAACTTAGTAGAGTTAAGTTTAGATACAGGAAGTTTACGAATTACTTCCACAAATGGTTCGGTGATCTTTAAAGATACTAATGATGAAATTCGCACTCAAGGCGGTGCAATTACCGTTCAAGCATTAGGTGGGAAATTAACAGGCGGTATCTTCAATACAAGTGGAATTGCTGGGGATAAAATTGGCAATATAAATTTAGAAGCGCAAGCTGAATTACAAATTACGAAAGCAATTTCTGGTGGAGGAACTATTAATCTTACCAGTGGTGGTTTGATGTCTTTTAATTCCCTCAAAGCTTTTTCTGCTACAGGTAATGGGGGAAATATCACAATTAAAAGTGATGATGGAATAACTTTAGGATTAACAAATTCCTCTTCTACTAATGGCAAAGGTGGAACTATTAATATTACAGCTAAACAAGATGTAGTTTTAAATGCACCTGGCGATAATTTAGTATCTGATGGTAGTAATGGCGGTGGTGACATTAGTATTACTAGTACTAATGGTGCAATTAGACGAATTGGTACTGGTTATGGAAGCGGAAATATTCTAGCAAAAGGTGGAACTGGGGTTGGGGGGAATGTTAGTTTTAAAGCTTTTACTAATATTATTCTAGGCCCGATCGACACTTTTGGCGACGCAGGTAGAGGCAATATTTTACTCACTGGAAATGAGATTAATTTCGGTGACAAAGTTAGAGGCGGTATAGTTACTATAGAACCTGCACCAACCACAGAACCAATTAGAATTGCAGGTGATGAAACTGATAATGCTAATGTTTTAGATATCTCGCCAACAGACTTAAAAAATTTAGCTGATATCACTGAATTAATTATTGGCAGTACTCAAGGAAGTGGCGATATTACTGTTGATGCCGCAGGCGCTACATTCAACTCGGCGGTAACAATTCAATCTGGTACAGGTAACATTACCGCTAATGGTGAATTATCAGCATTTAATGATGGCACAATTACAATTAATACAGGTGGAAACATTACCACTAAAAACGTTAATTCTACAGCAGGAATTAAAATTACTAGCACTGGTGGAAATATTGATACTAGCGGTGGAATAATAAACACTTCCAATGAAGGTGCAACAGGCTCAATTTTTCTTGATGCTGCTGGCAATATTACTACAGGTAATATCACCACCAGAGTTACTGGTAGTGGCAATTCTGGAGAAGTAAGTTTAATTAGTAGTGGGGGTACAATTAATACTTCTGCTGGAAAAATCGACACGACTACTACCGGAAATATTGCAGGTTCAGTAACTCTAAATTCTCCTGTAAATATCATTCCCGGAGATATTGTAACTAAGGGAGTTAATGGTGGAGGAAATGTCAACTTTGAAGGTACAGTTACCTTAAATCAAGACGTAAAAATTGATACGGGTGCAGGTGTTTCCGGTGATATTAACTTCACGGGTACAGTTGATGGTACGAAACAATTAAACTTAGAAGCTGGTACAGGTACGATTAGGTTTAATGCTGTTGTTGGAGATACAATTCCATTAGGTAAACTTGATATTGCTAGTGCTGGCAACATCGAATTAGCTGGTAGCATTACCACAGCTAATAGCGATATTAATTTTAACGCTCCCGTAACAGTATTAGGAGAATCAATTTTAAACGCTGGTACGGCTACAATTAATGTTAATAAACAGTTAGATGCTGGGAGTAATCAATTAACTTTAACTGCCGATGAAATTAATTTCAATGGAGGAACAGCTTCAATTAGTGGCAGTAATAAATTAATTTTACAACCTACAACTCCCAGCAGAAACATTAATCTTGGCGCTACTAGCGTAGGAGATCCATCAGTTTTAAATCTAACATCTACTGATATTAGTGCTTTAAAAGATGGTTTTAGCTCTCTATTTATTGGTAGAGAAGATGGTAGTGGTACTATTAGTTCAAGCGGCGATGTTATTTTTAACGATCCTGTAACTTTACAATCTCCTATAGGTGCAGGAAATATTAATACCGCAGGTTTTAGTATCACAGGAAAAGATGACGCTAGTGTAGCTTTGCTCGCTAATTTAGATGTTAAGACTGGTAACATTACTGCACCTCAAGGAATTACTATTACTAGTACAAACGGTGCAATTAATTCCACAGTAGGTACTTTAGATAGTTCAGCGATTTCTAATAGTGATGCAGGTGCAATAATCCTGAATGCTGCTAGCAATATTACTACTGGGGATGTGAAGGCACAAGGTAATCCTACTGGTGGTAATGGCGGAGAAATTAGCGTCACTAGCACAGGCGGTTCAGTTGATACTAGTGCTGGTTTAATTGATACGAGAGCAGCAATTGTTTCCGCTGGTACTACGGGTAATGGTGGTTCGGTTTCAATTAATTCTGAAGGTGACATTATTACTGGTTCAATATTCTCCTTGGTAGGTGAAGGAAGTACTGGTAATGCAGGTAGTATTTCTCTAAACAGTGCTACTGGAAAAATTGATACGAGTCGAGGACGTATTGATGCTGGAACTACTTTTGGAAATGGGGGAGAAATTACGTTTAATGCTTTAGGGGATATAACCACAAAGGATGTAGTTTCTTATGTAGTTAATTCCGGTAAAGGAAACGGCGCAAAAATTATTTTTAACAGTACAGAAGGGGGAATTAATACAACTGCTGGTGAGGTAGATTCGTCTTCTGATAATGGCAATGGTGGTGGGGTTAGTTTCACTGCGAACGGTGACATCCTCACTGCAAAGATTACTTCTACTTCTCGCAGTAATGGTTCAGGTGGTGATATTTCTGTTATCAGTAATCAAGGATTAATTGATACTTCCGCAGGAATTTTAAACTCCTCTTCTCAAAGTAATGATGCTGGTGATGTAAACTTAAGCGCACCCAATGGTGTGACAGTTAGCGCAATTAATGCTAATGGTTTACCTGGAACGGGAAATATTAGTTTAACCAGCGATAAAATTAGTTTTACTGGAGAAGCAGATTCTATTCAAGGTAAAGGTAATTTACTGCTGCAACCTTTCACACCTAGTCAAAATTTAGACATTTCTACAGTAAATTTTGATGTCTTTGCAGAAGGTTTCGCTTCTATTATTATTGGTGCAGAAAAGGGTAGTGGTGTAATTACTATACCAAATGCGATCGCATTTAGCGACCCAGTAATTATTCAATCTCCCGATGGCAAAATTATTGTCAATGGTACAATTACTGGAACAGATGACGCTTCCATAACTTTAAATGGGAACACTAATTTAAATGCAGATATTATCACCGATGAGCAAGATATTAATCTTAAAGGTAGCGTTTTATTAGGCAAAGATATCACTCTCAGCACAGGTGTAACTGCTGGTGGGAATATTTCAGTTGATGGCACAATTGATGGTAATCAAAATCTCACTTTAGAAACAGGTACGGGAGACATTAACTTAACAGGTGCAGTGGGAAGTACCACCCCATTAAATAATCTCATAATTAACAATGTAAATAACGTCAATGCCACATCAATAAATGCCGCAAGTATCACCCAAACATCGGGAACAGGAACTTCAACTTTCGGAGATTTAAACACCAATACCGCCAGTGGAATCAACCTCACCGGAAACAGTTTCGCATTCAATGGCAAAATCACCACCACAAACAACGGTGGATTTACCATCAATAACGCCAGTCCTTTAACATTAAATGGTGCTAGTTTTAATTTAGATGGTGCATTCAAACAAATCGGCGCAGGCGCAGTATCTTTATCAGGTAATCTGACAACAACAAATGATGAAATCAGTTTCAACAGCGCCGTAACTTTAATTGGCGATACTGCTTTGAATACTGGCGCAGGTATTGGAGATATTACCTTTAAGAACACCGTAGATGGCGCAGCAAATTTAACTTTAAATGCCGGAACAGGGAATATTACTTTGGGTGGTGCAGTGGGAAGTACCACCCCATTAAATAACCTCACAATTAACAATGCAAATAACGTCAATGCCACATCAATAAATGCTGCAAGTATTACCCAAACATCAGGAACAGGAACTTCAACTTTTGGCGATTTAAACACGAATAGCGCCAGTGGAATCAACCTCACCGGAAACAGTTTCGTATTCAACGGCAAAATTACAACGACAAATAATGGTGGATTTACCATCAATAACGCCAGTCCTTTAACATTAAATGGTGCTAGTTTTAATTTAGATGGTGCATTCAAACAAATTGGCGCAGGCGCAGTATCTTTATCAGGAAATCTGACAACAACTAATGACGAAATCAGTTTCAACAGCGCCGTAACTTTAATTGGCGATACTGCTTTGAATACTGGCGCAGGTATTGGAGATATTAGCTTTAAAAACACCGTAGATGGTGCAGCAAATTTAACTTTAAATGCCGGAACAGGGAATATTACTTTGGGTGGTGCAGTGGGAAGTAATACCAGAATTGGGAATTTAATTATCGATAGCGTTACTGATGTAAATGCCACATCAATTACCGCCGCCAGCATCACCCAAACATCGGGAACAGGAACTTCAACTTTCGGAGATTTAAACACAAATACTCCTAAAGGCATTAACTTAAATGGGAATAATTTTAATTTGAATGGTGCGATCGCAACTACTAATAATGGTGGTTTAATTATTAATAATAAAGGCACTTTAAATATAAAAAATGATATTAATTTAGATGGCGCATTTAATCAAATTGGCAGTGGAGAAGTCTTAGGTTTTGGAAGTATTACTACTACCAATGATGATATTCGATTTAATAGTTTCATAACTTTAACAGGAGAGACTAAATTTAATCCTGGTACAGGTGCGATCGCATTTAATTCAGGTTTATTTGCTGGCGGTAATTCACTGACTTTAAGAGCAGGTGAAGTTATTTTTGGGGGGAAAGTTACTGGAAGTGGTAACTTAATTTTAGAACCAGCAGATCCTAATCAAACAATTGCGATCGCAGATACTATTCCAGGTGCATTTAACCTCTCAGCTAGCACTTTAGCAAACTTAGAAAATGGGTTTGAATCTATTATCATCGGACGGATAGATGGGACAGGATTAGTATCAGTTAAAGATGTAACATTCAACGATCCGATCGCCATTCGCACTGGAAGTGGCACAATTAATGTTAATGGTTCAATTATTGGCAAAGATAATGCCTCAATTACTATAGATGGTGCGCTATTAAATCTAAACGCGAATATTTCCACCGAAAACCAAAACATTACTTTAGGTCGATCGATTCAGTTAGGAAATGATGTCACCATTAGCACAGGTTTAGCAGCAGGTGATATTACTTTTAATGGTTCCCTAGATGGTGCTAAACAATTAAATTTAGGCGCAGGTAGCGGCAACATTCGCTTTAATTCCGCAGTTGGGAAAAATGCACCTTTAAGCAAATTAGATATTGGTAGCGCCAGCAATGTTTTTGTTTCTCAAGGTATCAATACTCTTAGCGATTTAATTATTAATGCACCAGTAATTCTCACAGACAACGCTGTTTTTAGTACAACGAATGGCAGCATAACCTTTGGTAATACGTTAGATAGTGAAATTGGAAAAGCTAACAATTTAACTTTAAATTCAGGAATTGGTAATATTACCTTTAATGGTGCAGTTGGTAGCAAAGGTCAAGAACTTGGCAATATTGTAATTATTAGTACCAAAGATTTAGCTGCGAATTCGACAATTCAAGCACAACAAATACAGCATAAAGTGGGGACTGGTAATGTTAATTTTAAAGGAGATGTTATTACTAGTGGAGCAGGAGTTGAACTAGATACAGTAGGTGATATTCGCACTAAAAATATCACTGCAAAAGGCGGTAACATTTCTGCAAATAGTAAAAATGGTATTATTGAAACTGGTAATTTAGATGCTTCTAATACAGGGATTGGTGGAACTATTACCCTGATTAGTCCAAAAGCTATAACTGCTGGAAATTTAACCGCCACTGGAGTCGAAAAAGGCGGCACAGTAACAGTTAAATCTGGCGATCGCATTAACACAGGTAACATCAATGTTAGTGCTACGATCGGTAACGGCGGAACAGTATTTATCGATCCACCAAATGATGTCCAAATTGGGTTTATTAATGCTCAAGGAGGAACACAAGGAATTGGTGGTAAAGTTGACATTACAACCGAGAGTTTATTCCGTTCCACTGCCAGTTTTATTGATAATAAAGGTGTAAATAGTAGTATTTCCACTGCTGGGGGAACGGGAAATGGTTCAATTATTATCCGTCATGGTGGTGGTTCTGCAAAAATACCTTTTGTAGTGGGAAATGCCAGCAAAAATGGAACTGTGGGAGCTTTAACAACTGGAAAAGATATTATTACTACTCCTCAAGTTTTTCCTGGTTCTTATACTTTAGGAAATATTCAACTTATTACTAAGGATTTTCTTGTTAATCCAAAAAATCCTGGTTTGGATGCAATTACAAGGGTAATTCAACAACAAGAAAATCTTTCTGATTTACCTAAAGTGATTGCCGATCGCATTCCACCAGTGCCGATCGATCCCCTATTAGGAGTAGTAGAGGAAAACTTCTCCCAAGAATTTACTAACTATTTAGGTCTAACCTTCTCCAATAATGTTAAAACCCTAGAAGAAATTCGCAATCAACTACGAAGAAACGAAGAACAAACAGGCGTAAAATCAGCAATATTCTATATAATATTTGGACGCGGACAACAGGGAGCAGAAGCACTTGTTACCTGTCCTCCCGACCCCGGTACGAGAGTCCAAAATAATGGAATACAAGCCGAAAATTGTCAAGAAAAAGATAGCGATCGCGTCGAATTATATCTAATCACGCCAGAAGGCGAACCCATACGTTTTCCCATTTCCAATATTACTAAAGCGCAAATAATTAACTTAGCTAGACAATTGCAAATGGAAGTAACCGATCGCTCAAAATTGGATAGCACAACTTACTTACAACCCGCACAAGAACTCTACAAAATTCTGATTGCTCCAATTGAAGGGAAATTACAAGAAAGAGGAATTAAAAACCTAATATTTATTCCTGACGCAGGCTTAAGATCCTTACCATTTGCCGCTTTGCATGATGGAAACGGATTTATTGTTGAACGCTACAGTATCTCTTTAATGCCTAGTTTTAGTTTAACTAATCCGCAGTTTTATAACTTGAAAAACTCCACCGTATTAGCAATGGGAGCATCAACATTTAAAGAACAAGCACCTTTACCCGCAGTCCCAGTAGAATTAACTACCATTGCTAATCAACTGTGGTCAGGAAAAATTTCCTTAAACGAAGCATTTACCGTAAATAATCTCACCACGCAACGCAATAGCGGTAAATATGAAATAGTCCATCTCGCCACCCATGCCGAATTTAGACCCGGAGCACCAGGTAATTCTTACATTCAATTTTGGGATGAAAAATTAGGATTAGATCAAGTAAGAACCGTAAAATGGAACGATCCACCTGTGCAATTATTAGTATTAAGTGCTTGTCGCACTGCATTAGGTGACAGGCAAGTAGAATTAGGCTTTGCAGGTATCGCCATTCAAGCCGGAGTACAATCAGCTATAGCAAGTTTGTGGTATGTATCCGACCAAGGTACATTAGCATTAATGACCGAATTTTATGAACAATTAAAAACTGCTCCCATTCGTGCCGAAGCACTCAGACAAGCTCAAGTATCAATGATCAAAGGTGAAGTAGTAGTCAACAATAACGAACTAGAAGGTATCGGAGACACGGGAATTTCTTTACCTGCCGAACTGAGACAGTCAGGGAAAGTTAACTTTTCACATCCCTATTATTGGTCAGGCTTTACTTTGATTGGCAATCCTTGGTAA